CCCACCCGCACGCTTTCCGCTTCCTCGTACAAAAAGGCCCTGACGACGAAGGCCGCCCAGTCGTCCAGAAGTTCCAGCTTGAGCAGGCTAGAGTTTCGGAAATCTGAGGGTTCCCGCTCGAAGAAGTACCGCTCCTTGTCTCGCCGTCGCTCGACATCTGGGCCCGGGAATAAAAGGCCCAGCAATAGCTCGGCATGGCCGAATTCGTCTTGACCGATGCTGGCCATGGCAAGGATCTTCTCCAGATCTGGGCTAGCCCCACAGGAGCGGCCCAGCAAATAGGTCGCGAAGAAGATCTCGTCGTCCGCCCAGGCACGCACGATGGGCTCGAGGTCTGCTCTCATGGTACCGCCTCACCCCGTGGACAACTTGGGTGGCGTATAGCCAGCGGCCGCCAGCTTACGGACGTAGAACGATGGCCGCCGAAACTCTGTCTCCTGGATGCGCCTTCGGTCCCACTCGGCATCAGGGATCATCTCCGCTATAAACCGACGGTCTACAACCCACAGCCGCTCGAAAGTGTCGAGACGGAGGAAGATGTGGTATGCCGCTTCTAGAGCCGACTCAGGATCGGGTGCCCGCACGCTCCCTACGTGCTGCAATGGCTCCCCCTTCCTGAATCTCACAAATGCTTCGTATTCTTGCACCGCTTACACCCCCTAAGCCGCCAAGGGCAGCTCCTTTAGAGCTTTCAGCGCCCATTGGTCATTCTCGTAGCTTCTCTTGAACTCCTCCACGTACCACTCTTCAAGCGGCGTTCGCTGGCGTATGAGGTGGAAAAATCGGTCCCAGTCCAGAGGCGAGTAGCGCCACTCTCCTGTATCCGGGTCACGCTCCAGGTTCGGGTCGGGCTCCACCCCCAAGCTGCGGACGATGGGGTACAGCATGCTGATCCATTGCTGCCGCAACGTCTCGTTTTCATCCACCTTCACCCGCCATTTGCGCCAGTCCCTGCCTTTGGTAAGGTGCTCAGGAGGCCCGAACTGATAGATGGCGATATGCCACCACTTAGCGAGCCCCTCCTGCACCTGAGAGCGCTGACGTGGGGTACCCTCGGTCACCAGCTCGTGGCAAAGTTGAAGGGCATGATAGAAATGGAATGACTCTTCCCTCATGATCTTTTTCATCACGCGACAATAAGGCAAATAGCTACCGTGAGCCAAAGAACGGAACTGAACGACGGCGGCAGAATTGGTTAACAAGAGGAAGGCGGGCAGCTCGCCCCAGCTATCTACGGGGAACTTGAACGGGTAATTAAGGTGTATACGGCCTTCTAAGTAATCGCTGAACAGTTCCTCGCGGCTCTTACCAAGATCTTCCAGCATCCGCGCGGTGATGTGGCAGTGGCCTACCTCGTCCTGGATCTTGCCGAGGAGAGGGCGCCGACGCCATAAGGTGGGCGCCATGTACATCCATCTCCGGAAAAGAGGCATGGGCACGACCTCAAGGATAGCTTGGAAGCTCGCTATCTTTATGACTTCGTTCTTGTACTCTTCTGGCATCCAATCCCCTGCCTCTACTTTGCCGCCGGCCTGGATGTAGGCCACAAACCCATCCACGTCCTCCATGGAGGGAGGGAGCCTATGAACCGGTTCACCCATCATTACACCCCCTGTTTGTAACCATTCGGTCTACTATTCGTTTGAAAACATTATAGAGCGGCTACCCAGTTTGTCAACCCCGTAAGGGAAGGCTTTTACCACTCCAGGCATGCTATAGGTGGTGGGGTGACGGGAGAGGGTGGTGGCCAGGGAAGGCAACACTGCCTCGACCATTGGCAAGGTAAGGGTTTTAGGGTCTGTGGTTTAGGGCCCTCTCTTCGCCGA
The sequence above is a segment of the Dehalococcoidia bacterium genome. Coding sequences within it:
- a CDS encoding phenylacetic acid degradation protein PaaB, producing the protein MQEYEAFVRFRKGEPLQHVGSVRAPDPESALEAAYHIFLRLDTFERLWVVDRRFIAEMIPDAEWDRRRIQETEFRRPSFYVRKLAAAGYTPPKLSTG
- a CDS encoding Phenylacetic acid catabolic protein; translated protein: MEDVDGFVAYIQAGGKVEAGDWMPEEYKNEVIKIASFQAILEVVPMPLFRRWMYMAPTLWRRRPLLGKIQDEVGHCHITARMLEDLGKSREELFSDYLEGRIHLNYPFKFPVDSWGELPAFLLLTNSAAVVQFRSLAHGSYLPYCRVMKKIMREESFHFYHALQLCHELVTEGTPRQRSQVQEGLAKWWHIAIYQFGPPEHLTKGRDWRKWRVKVDENETLRQQWISMLYPIVRSLGVEPDPNLERDPDTGEWRYSPLDWDRFFHLIRQRTPLEEWYVEEFKRSYENDQWALKALKELPLAA